From Salinicola endophyticus:
GCGTCTTGCCGGTCACCACCGGGCCGTGATTGGCCAGCAGCACCGCGGCGTGCTTGGACGCGTAGCGGGCGATGTCGTCGCCCAGCCGCGCATCGCCGGGGCGGCGGTACGGCAGCAGCGGCAGGTTGCCGATGCGCATCACGAAGTAGGGGGTGATCGGCGGCAGCGCGTTGTGCGGGTCGAGATCGTCGAGACAGGCCACCGCGCTGGAGTAGCTCGAGTGCAGGTGGACGATCGCCTGCGCCGCCGGCCGATGGCGGTAGTAGGCCAGATGGAAGAAGTACTCCTTGCTCGGCGGCTCGCCGCCGAGATGGTTGCCCTCCCAGTCGAGCCGGCTGATCGCCTCCGGCTCGAGTTCGCCCATGCAGGAGTTGGTCGGCGTGCACAGCCAGCTCTGCTCGTCGAGACGCACGCTGATATTGCCGCTGGTACCCGGGCTCAGGCCGCGGGCATAGAGGCGCTGGCCCAGGGTAGCAATGCGCTGGCGTAGCTGGCGTTCGCTGGTGGCGTCGCTCATCGAATGATCTCCCAGGCGCTGGTGAACATCTCGGGGGCGCCGAAGTTGCCTGACTTCAGCGCCAGATGGATATCGCCGCTGGCGGTGGCGGCGTGGGTCCAGGGCACCCCCGGGGCGATCTCGGGGCCGATGCGCAGCGCCGCGATTCCCAGCGCCTGCACGATCGCCCCGGAGGTCTCGCCGCCGGCGACGATCCACTGGCGCACGCCCTGGGCGAGCAGACGCTCGGCCAGGGTCGCCAGGGCGCGCTCGATCAGCGCCCCGGCGGCCTCGACCCCGAGCTGCGCCTGGGCCGCCTCGACCGCCTCGGGTCGGGTGTCGCTGTGGATCAGCAGCGGCGTCTCGCCGAGCTGCGGCGTGGCCCAGACCATGACCGCCTCGAGGGTGGCGTCGAAATCATCAGCCAGGCGCTGCGGGTCGAGGGTATAGGTGGGCAGACGCGCAGTGGCGTGCTCGATCTGCTCGCGGGTGCGGCGCGAGGCGCTACCGGCCAGGATCACCGCACTGCCCTGGGCCGACGGCAGCTGGCCGGGGTCACTGACCGCCGGCTGGTAGAGCGCGCCGAGGCCGAGCGCCAACCCCGAGCCGCCGGTGACCAGCGGCAGATGGGCGCTGGCGCGGGCCAGGGTGGTGAGCTGAGCATCGTCCAGGGTGTCGGTGACGATCAGCGGCCGCCCCTCGGCGATCAGCTGATCGATGCGCTCGCGGGTGGCCGCCTCGCCGCGGCTCAGGCAAGCGTGGTCGACCAGGCCGGTGGCGGCCTGGGTCTGCTGCCCCAGCCAGCGCACCAGATCGGCGTCGCGCATCGGGTTGAGCGGATGCCGCTCCATGCCGCTGTCGTTGAGCAGGCGGTCGCCCACGAACAGATGCCCCTGATAGACCGTGCGCCCGGTGGCCGGAAAGGCCGGGCAGAACAGCGTGCCATCGACCCCCAGCGCAGTCATCAGCGCCTCGGCCACCGGCCCGATGTTGCCCTCGGGGGTGGAGTCGAAGGTGGAGCAGTACTTGAAGAAGAACTTCTCGCAGCCCTGGCGACGCAACCACTCGAGCGCCGCCAGCGACTGGGAGACGGCGTCCGCGGCAGGAATGCTGCGCGACTTCAGCGCGACCACGACGGCATCCACCGGCTCGTTTGGGCTGTCGCTGTCGGGCACGCCGATGACCTGGCGGGTACGAAACCCGCTCTTGACCAGATTGTTGGCGAGGTCGGTGCCACCGGTGAAATCGTCGGCGATACAGCCAATCAGAGGCATCGTGGGGCTCCTGGGCTAGCGGTTGAGAAGCGGGTCGGGGTGAGGGTGGCCAGCGCCTTCGGCGGCGGCGGGCTCGGTGACGGGCACGCAGCTCAGCGCGATGCCGCGCTCGGCCAGCGCCTGACGCGCCGGCGGCGGCAGCGCATCGTCGGTGACGATGAGATCGAATGCCTCCAGCGAGCAGGCGCGAAAGCGCCCGAAGCGGCCGTACTTGGCGCTGTCGGCGAGCAGTACCCGCCGCGCGGCGCTGTGCAGCAGCTGCTGCTTGACCACCAGCTTGGCCTCGTCCGGCGTGGTCAGGCCGCGCTCTAGATGCCACGAGGACGAGCTGAAGAAGGCCAGATCCAGATTGACCCCGCTCAGATAGGCCGCCACCGCCGGCCCCACGGTAGCGTGGTTGTCGGGGTCGACCCGGCCGCCGGCGTGGTGCAGCTCGATCTGCGGGTAGTCGGCGAGCAGCGCGCTGACCTGGAAGCTGTTGGTGATCACGCACAGCTCGCGGTGGCCGGTGAGCAGCGCCGCCAGCTCGTAGAGAGTGGTCCCGGCATCCAGATAAATGGTCTGCCCCGGCTTGACCAGCGAGGCGGCATGGCGGGCGATGGCGCGCTTGGCCGCGATGTTGGTGGCGGCCTTGAGCGGCCAGGCGGGCTCGCGGTGGAGTGGTGCGATCCGGCGCACCCCGCCGCTGACCGAGAGCACCTGCCCGGCCTGCTCGAGACGCTGGATGTCGCGGCGCACGGTCATCTGCGAGACCGCCAGATAGGTGGCGAGCTCGGCGATACCGAGCACGCTGTGGGTATCGAGCAGATCGAGCAGCTGCTGGCGGCGCTGGCTGGGAATCACGAGTCACCCTCGAAAACGGATGATGCATTTTGTGAAAAATTCACAAAAATGCTCAAGACGAGCTCATGCTCGTCCCAGCGCCGTCGGAAGTCAAACGCCGGCGCCCTCGACGTTAGTCCAGGTTCAAGGCCAGGCCCAAGACCAGGCCGAGTGCAGTCGAGGGTGCCGGCGGGGGGGAGCCGACGCGGAAACACGCGGAACCTGCATGAAGAGCGCGTGGCGGGCGCTTGTCCTCAGGCCGGGGCGCTCTCGGCGGGCCGGGCGATCAGCCGTTCGGCGGCGTCGTGCAGCGGCGTCAGCTGGCGCGCGATATGCAGCAGCTGGCCCTGGATCAGGCGGCGCTCGTCGTCGGCGTCGTCCTGGGCGCTGGTCGGCTCGCGCTCGAACACCGCCATCAGCTCGGCCTGCACGGCCTTGGGGTCGGGGGGCGTCTCGCGGGCGGCCAGCCGCGCCGCCAGCGCGTCGAAGCGATCCGCCAGAGTGCGCGCGGCGGCGTAGAGCTCGGCGTCCTGGGCGCTGGCGCTGACGCTGCCGCGGTGGGCCCCCAGCGCCGAGAGGTAACCCAGCAGGGTGTGCGAGGCGACCAGGAAGCGGAATCCCTCGTCGGCATCCTTCTTCCGGTAGTGGCCCGGCTCCTGCAGCATGTTGGAGAGCACGGTGGAGAGCGCGGCGTCGGCGTTGTGGGCATTGCGCCGTGCCAGCCGATAGGCGAGATCGTCCTGCTTGCCGCTCTCGTACTGGTGAATGATCTCGCGCAGATAGGCGGTGCTGTTGGCGAGCGCCGCCGCGGCCACCTTGTGCAGCCGCCGCCCCTGCCAGTCGGGCAGAATCAAGAATACCGCCAGGCCGGAGATCAGCGCGCCGATCAGGGTATCGAACAGCCGCGGCAGGATCAGGTCGAAGCCGTCGCCGACCTGGTTGAAGCTCGCCAGCACCAGGGTGGTGATGGCGGCGGTGGCGATCACATAGTGCTTCTCGCGATTGGCGAAGAACACCACCCCGGCGGCGATCGCGATCAGCGACTGCATCAGCGGGTCGGTGAACAGGCTGATCAACGCCCAGCCGGCCACCAGCCCGAGCACGGTGCCGACGATACGCTGGTACAGAAAGCGCCGGGTGGCGCCGAAGTTGGGCCGGCACACGAACAGCGTGGTGAGCAGGATCCAGAACCCCTGGGTGGGATGGACCAGATGCAGCACGCCGTAGCCCACCAGCAGCGCGGTGGAGAGCCGCAGCGCGTGGCGGAACAGCGGCGAGCCCGGCGTCAGGTTGAGGCGCACCCGCTCCCAGGCGTCCTTGAGACTGCGCGGCGAGCGGTTGAACAGGCTGGCATCCTGCTGGTCGGCGACCATATCGGGGTTGTGGGCGCGCGAGAGCTGATCCTCCAGCGTCGCCAGATTGCGCCCCAGCGCCTGCAGCGAGCGCAGCAGCGGGGTCCAGGCGGGGTTGCGCTGGGCACGCAGATAGACGATCGAGGCGCGCAGGTCCTCCAGTGCCTGCTCGCTCAATCCGTGATCGAACGGCTGGCGCAGCAGCAGCGCCTTGGCCAGCCGCTTGCACGCCCGCCCCTGCTGGTCGAGCAGACGCTGGCAGCGGAACAGCACGTCGTGATGAAAGAAGGTCTCGGCCAGCGCCGAGTAGGGGTAGTGCGAGGCGCTGACGCGCTCGTGGATATCCTGGGCGATGAAGTAGAGACGCAGATAGCGATTGAGCTTGCGGCTGGTGCGCTGGCCTTCGAGACGCCGGAAGATCATCTCCTTGGCCTGATTGAGCGCGCTCACCACGCGCCCGTTCTGGCGTGCCAGCTCGACCCGGCGCGCCTCCACGTCGAGCCCGCGCAGCGGCTCGAACAGGGTAGCCTTGATGATCAGGTAGGTGCCCAGCTCGCGATAGAGCTGGGCCATGCTCTGCTTCACCGGCTGGCGCGAGAAGAGCGCACACCACACCACCGAGATGACCCCGTACCACGCGGCACCTGCCACCAGCAGCAGCGGCTGACGCCACACATCCTCGCTGGTTCCGCCGTGCTGCTCGATATTGATCATCGAGTAGACCGAGAGGATCAGAGTCGCGGAGGCGATGGTGGCGTAGCGCTGCTCCACCGCACCCAGCATGATCAGGACGAACGCCGACAGCGCCAGCCCCGGGGCGAATAGCCACGGCCACGGAAACAGTATCTCGACGCTGAGCGAGGCGACGAAGAAGCACGACAGGGTCACCAGCAGCGCCCTCACCCGCCCCTCCCAGCTATCGTCGGTCTCGGCCAGGGCGCTGGCGATGATGCCCAGAAACAGCGGGATGGCGAGTCCGATCTGGTCCTGCTGCCAGCTCAGCGCCATGGCGCCGCTGAAGGCCATGAATACGCGCAGGCTGTAGGCGAACTTGTCGAGGGTCCACAGGCGACGCAGGGAGTGGGAGAGCGAGTCGGAGATTGCGGCGGCTCCAGCAAAATGGTGATGATCACACGATAGTCTGTCGGGGCAGCGGACAGACCCAGATTAGACTTTAGTATAACGCCTCTCGCCCCGCCCTCGGCAACGCCCCACGCTTCCCTCCACGGCGGGACTCCGGCACCATCGTGGTGCGCCCGTCATGCCGGGCAGCCCCAGCAGAGGACCCCCACCCGCCCATGCCCAGACCGCCATCCCGCCATGCGACCGCCCCCGTCTCCCGCGCGCGCCGACTGCTGCGTGGTGTGGGTCATCTCCTGCGCGCCCTGGCGCTGGCGCTGGTCATCGCCTGGGGCGCCCTGGCGCTGCACTTCGCGCTGCCGGGGCCGCATCCGCTGGTGCTGGCGGTCATCGCCCTGTGGGTGACACTCGGCCTCGCCGCCCTGTTCGCCCCGGCCTGGCGCCGCTATCGGCCACACGGCAGCGCGGCTCGCCAGCCCCTCCACCGCGGCCTGCAGCATGCGAGTCTCGCCACCCGCCTCGCCTTCGCCCTGGCGCTGCTGGCGGTGGTGATCTGGTGGCAGCAGCTGACGCCACGCAACGACCGCGACTGGGCCCCGGACGTGGCGCGGCAGCTGGTGGTCGAGCGCCACGGCGACCGGGTACACCTGGACAACGTGCGCGACTTCGAGTGGCTCACCCCGGATCTCGCCCGAGTGCGCTGGGAGAGCCGCGACTACGATCTCTCGACGCTTGCGAGCGTGGACATGATCGTCTCCTACTGGATGGGCCCGGCGATCGCCCACACCCTGGTCAGCTTCGGCTTCGCCGATGGCCGCCACCTTACCTTCTCGGTGGAGATCCGCCGCGAGCGGAACGAGGCGTTCTCGATCGCCGGCGGCTTCTTCAAGCAGTTCGAGCTCAATCTGATCGCCGCCGACGAGAACGATATCCTGCGCCTGCGCAGCAATGTCCGCGGCGAAGACGTCTACCTCTACAGCGTGGGGCTGACGCCGCAGGCCCGGCGCGAGCTGTTCCTGGCCTATCTCGACGAGGCCGAGCGGCTGCGCGCCGAGCCCGCGTTCTACAACACCCTGACCAGCAACTGCACCACCATCGTCTTCGACATGGTCGCCCGGATCGTCGACGGCCTGCCACGCGACCCGCGGTTGATCCTCTCCGGCTATCTGCCCGGCTATGTCCACGATGTCGGCGGTCTGGCCCCGGGGGTGCCACTGGAGACGCTGCGCCAGCGCGGCTATATCGACCCGCGCGCCCGGGCGGTGCCCTACGCCGCGGGCAGTCTGGCCTTCTCCCGGGCCATCCGCGACGGCGTGCCGAGTGCCACGCCGCCCGCCGCCGACACCCCCGAGCGCTCCCCATGACCCAGCGTTTCACGCCGCTGCGCGATGCCATCGAGAAGCGCATCAGCCATCTGACCGGGCGCACCCTGGGCGGGGTCGATTACACCCAGCCCAAGGGCGACCCGGGGCTGTTCGGCCCGGACACCGTGGCCTGGCGGGTGCATGGCGACTTCACCTCGATGATGTGCGGCGGCATCAGCGCCCTGCTGCTGCAGATGCTGCACCCGCTGGCGCTGGCCGGAGTGTGGGACCACTCCAACTTCCGCCACGACATGATCGGCCGTCTGCGCCGCACCAGCCAGTTCATCGCGGTGACCACCTTCGGTTCCCACGACGACGCCGAACGCCTGCTCGAGCGGGTGCGCCGGGTGCATGCCGGGGTGGAGGGGACGACCGCGGATGGCCGCGCCTATGCCGCCAGCGACCCGGCGCTGCTCACCTGGGTCCATGTGGCCGAGATGAGCCGCTTTCTCGCTGCCCACCTGCGCTACCGCAATCCGCGCCTGTCGCTTGCCGAGCAGGACCGCTACTTCGCCGAGACCGCCCGCGTGGCCGAGGCGCTGGGCGCGACCCAGGTGCCCACCAGCCGGGCGGCGGTGGATGCCTACTTCGAGCACAAGCGCCGCTATCTGGTGTGCGATGCGCGCACCCGCGAGGTGACCGAGATCCTGCTTCACGCGCTGCCGCCGAGCCCGCTGGTCAAGCCGGTGGGGGCGCTGTTCATGCGCGCCGGCATCGACCTGCTGCCGCCCTGGGCCGCCACCCTGCTGAGTCTCGAGCTCGCCGCGCCCGAACGCCGCGCGGTACGCGGCGGCATCCGCACCCTCGCCCCGATGATGCGCTGGGCGGTGCGCAACGGCTCCTACCGCCGCGCCATGGAGCGCATGCAGGCCCGCGAGCAGGCGCGCCAGCCGCGCTGAGCGTCGTTGGCACGCGCCCCGGTGCGTCAGCCCGCTACCAGCTCCCTAGTCAGCCAGTTCGCCAGACTTTCGCCGCGGCTTCGTTCACGCCCCGGGGCGAGCCACAGCCCCAGTGCGGCATCGGTCTCCTGTGCCGGCCAGGGCGCCACCAGCCGCCCCTGGGCCAGATCGTTCGCCACCAGCAGCTCGGGGGCGATCGCCACCCCCAGCCCCGCCAGCGCCGCCTCCAGCAGATAGTAGAGATGCTCGAAGGTACGCCCGCGCTGACGTGCCGCGGCCAGCGTCGCCGGCTCGGCGCCCAGCGCCGCGGCCCACTGCGGCCACGCCTGCGGCCGTGAGGCGGTATCCAGCAGCGTGGCCTCTCCCAGCATCGCATCAGCCGTTGCGTGAGGCGTGTGCGCCCACACCGCCGGTGTGGCCACAGCGACGATACGCTCGGCCTGGAGCGGAAACACCGCGATATCCGCCGGCCACGGCGGTGCAGCGAAGCGCAGCGTGGCATCGATATCCTCGCGCCGCGGATCGAGCTCCCCTTCGCTGGAGACCACGCGCAGACGCAGCGCGGGCAGATCCGCGTTGAGCCGGTCGAGCCGCGGGATCAACCAGCGCGCCAGCAGGCTGCCGGGGCAGGCCAGGGTGAAGGGCTGGCTTGCGAGCTCGCGGGAGAGGGCAGCGCAGCCCTCGCCGAGCCGGGCGAACGCCTCACGGATCGACGGCTGCAGCAGGCGGCCATGGGCGGTGAGCGCGAGCCCGCGCCCCGACTTGTCGAACAGCGACGTGCCGAAGTGGGCTTCCAGCGTGCGCAGTTGGCGACTGACCGCACCGTGGGTGACATGCAGCTCTTCGGCGGCGGCGGTGACGCTGCCCAGCCGGGCCACGGCATCGAAGGCGCGCAGCGCATTGAGCGACGGGAGTGACGAGATTGGCGCCATGACGATCCTCGCGGTCGACGGGCTCGCCCACGAGGTTCTCGCAGGCACTCTATTGTGAGTTTTGCTCACAGGTTGGCGAGAGTTTATCGATTTTTTCCGTGCCCGCGCCAGGCTAACGTGGACGCCATGATGCCAACCGGAGCCCCCGCAATGACTGACTATCCCGATAGAAACGGCTTTTTCGGCGGTAGCGACGGCTACGGCGGGCGCTATGTCGCCGAAACGCTGATGCCGCTGATCGGTGAGATCGAAGCCGCCTACGACGACGCCCGTCAGGACCCCGACTTCAACGCCGAGCTGGCGGCGCTGCAGTGCGACTACGTCGGCCGCGCCACGCCCCTTTACCTGGCCGAGCGGCTGAGCGCCCACGCCGGCGGCGCACGCATCTATCTCAAGCGCGAGGATCTCAACCATACCGGCGCGCACAAGATCAACAACGCCCTCGGCCAGGCGCTGCTGGCCCGGCGCATGGGTCGCACCCGGCTGATCGCCGAGACCGGCGCCGGCATGCACGGGGTGGCGGTGGCCACGGTAGCGGCGCGTCTGGGCATGACCTGCACCATCTACATGGGCGCCAAGGATATCCACCGTCAGCAGCCCAACGTGCAGCGCATGCGCCTGCTCGGAGCCAGGATCGTGGCGGTGGAAAACGGCACCGCGACGCTCAAGGACGCCATGAACGAGGCCCTGCGCGCCTGGGTCGCCAGCGTCGATGACACCTTCTACGTGATCGGCACGGTGGCCGGGCCGGCGCCCTACCCGCGCATGGTGCGCGACTTCCAGTCGGTGATCGGCCGCGAGGCGCGGGCGCAGATCGTCGAGAAGACCGGGCGCCTGCCCCACAGCCTGATCGCCTGTGTCGGCGGCGGCTCCAACGCCATGGGGCTGTTCCACGCCTTCCTCGATGATCCGGTGGCGCTGATCGGCGTCGAGGCCGGCGGTGAAGGGATCGAGAGCGGGTGCCACGCCGCCAGCCTGAACGGGGGCAGCCCCGGGGTGCTCCACGGCAACCGCACCTATCTGCTGCAGAACGCCGACGGCCAGATTCAGGATGCCCACTCGATCTCCGCCGGGCTCGACTATCCCGGCATCGGCCCCGAGCACGCCTGGCTCCACGACAGCGGGCGTGCGCGCTATGTCAGCGTCACCGACAGCGAAGCGCTGGCCGCGGTCGCGCTGTGCTGCCGTCTGGAGGGCATCCTGCCGGCGCTGGAGTCGGCCCATGCGCTGGCCGAGGCGACCCGGGTCGCCGCCGAGCTGCCGCCGGAGGCCTCCGTAGTGGTCTGCCTGAGCGGCCGCGGCGACAAGGACATGGCCACCATCATCGAGCATCTACCCGCGCAGGAGGCAACCCCATGAGCCCGCACGATCTCACTCCGCCGTCGCGTCTCGCAGCGCGCTTCGCCACCTGCCAGGCAGAGCGGCGCGCCGCGCTGGTGACCTACGTCATGGCCGGCGATCCGAACCGCGCCAGCAGTCAGGCACTGCTGGCGGCGCTGCCCGCCGCCGGCGCCGATATCATCGAGCTGGGCATGCCGTTCAGCGACCCCATGGCCGACGGCGAGGCGATCCAGCGCGCCGGCCAGCGCGCGCTGGGCGACGGCCAGACCCTGGCCGGCACCCTCGACATGGTGCGCGAGTTCCGGCGCCAGAACACCACCACGCCGCTGGTCTTGATGGGCTATCTCAACCCGATCCAGTGCTACGGTGAGACGCGCTTTCTCAGCGACGCTGCGGCGGCGGGGGTGGATGGCCTGATCGTGGTCGACCTGCCGCCGGAGCACGGCGCCGGTTTCACCGCCCGGGCCCGCGATCTCGGTCTGGCGCGGATACCGCTGGTCGCCCCGACCACGCCGGCCGAGCGGCTGCCGGCGCTGCTCGCCCAGGGTGATGGCTTCGTCTACCGCATCGCCTACAACGGCATCACCGGGCGCGCCGGCAGCGCCCCCAGCGGCGATCTCGGGACGGCGCTGGCACAGCTGCGCGAGCACACTCCCTTGCCGCTGGCAGTGGGCTTCGGTATCCGCGATGGCGACGCCGCGGCCGCGGTCGCCGCGGTGGCCGATGCGGTGGTGGTGGGCAGCGCCCTGGTCGAGCGCCTGGAAACGCAGGGGCAGGCGGCCGCCCTGGCGCTGGTGCGCGAATTGGCGGCGAGCATGAAACGTAGCGTTGGCTGAGACTCTGTACGATAACTACCTGCACTCGCATCATCCATGTCGTTCGGCTCTCGCCGCAGCCATTCTATTGCTTAGGATGAAACAGGCGATAAAACGCGCTTTTATACCAAAAAATAGAATCTAGACTCTCTCCAACGGTGCCGACCCGGGTGTCGGCCCTCTTTCAGGAGAGACGCCATGTTGACGATCCGACGCAGCGACGAACGCGGCTATGCCGACCACGGCTGGCTCAAGAGCTTCCATTCGTTCTCCTTCGCGGGCTATCACGACCCGCAGCACGTCCACTTCAGCGTCCTGCGGGTGATCAACGAAGACCGCGTGGCGCCGGGTCAGGGCTTCGGCCAGCACGGCCACCGCGACATGGAGATCTTCTCCTACGTGCTCAGCGGCGAGCTGGCCCACCATGACACCCTGGGCAACGGCTCGGCGATCGGCCCTGGCCGGGTGCAGATCATGACCACCGGCACAGGGGTCGAGCACAGCGAATTCAACCACTCCGCCAGCGAGCCGGTGCATTTCCTGCAGATCTGGCTGTTCCCGCGCGCGCGCAACCTCGAACCGCGCTATGCCGAGAAGGATTTCGACGCCGCCGACAAGCGCGGCCGGCTGTGCCTGATCCTGTCGCCGGACGGCCGCGACGGCTCGCTCACCCTGCAGCAGGACGCCTTCATCTACGCCTCGCTGCTCGATGGCGACGAGCGCGCCGAACTGGCGCTGGGCGCACAGCGCCAGGCCTACGTGCACCTGGTGCGTGGCGCGCTGACGGTCAACGGCACCCGGCTCGCGGGCGGCGATGCGCTGATGCTGACCGACGAGCCGACGCTGACGCTGGAACAGGGCGAGGATGCCGAGGTGCTGGTATTCGACCTGCCGGTGATCCACGCGGCCTGAGAGTCGACGGCGGTCGGCGCGGCCGCGCCGACCGCCCGTGCGAAGTGCGCGCGCCTCGAGGCGCGTGCTACCCAAGATCTGACGTTCTTATCTCTACCCAGGAGTGACACGATGTTCTACCGCAACCTGCGCCAATCCCTGACCCTGACCGCTGCCCTGCTCGCTGGTGCCACCAGTGTCAGTGCCCTGGCAGACAGTGTGACCTACCAGATGGACCCGACCCACACCAGCGTGGTGGCCTCGTGGAGCCACTTCGGCTTCTCTCACCCCACGGCGAGCTTCTCCGACGTCAAGGGCACGATCCACTTCGACCGCGACGCTATCGCCGACTCCAGCGTGACGGTGAGCATCCCGGTCAAGACGGTGGATACGCGCGTGCCGGCGCTGAACGAGGAGTTCCTGGGAGAGGACTACTTCGACGTCGCGCAGTACCCCGAGGCGACCTTCGAGAGCACCCGCATCGAGGCCACCGGCGATGATCACTACGACGTGCACGGCAAGCTGACCATCAAGGGCGTGACGCACCCCGCGGTGCTCCACGCCACCCTCAACCAGGTCGGCGAGCACCCCATGGCCAAGGTGCCGGCGCTCGGCTTCGACGCCGAGACGACCATTCAGCGCAGCGACTACGGGCTCGACCAGTACGTACCCAACGTCAGCGACGCGATCCATATCCGCATCTCGAGCGAAGCCGAGGCCGGCGGCAGCGACAGCTGATACCCGCGCCTATCGGGTAACAAGCCTAGAACGCGAAAGGCCCCCGAGCGCGAAAGCGCCGGGGGCCTTGTGCAGGTCGGTCGGGCGTCTTGCAGACCCGGCCTGCTATAAATATTTGAGCAGACTCTGCAACCGCTCCAGATCACGCGAGTCGCCGACCAGGCGCAGACGTCCGTCGAACAGACCTTCGCGGAAGGCGCGCTGGGAAGGCTTGCGCAGGAAATGGGTAGCGCTGTCGGCATCGCGAAAGCGCAGTTCGAGATTGAGATCCACCGGCAGCCCGCTCTGGCTGTCGACCTGCTCAGGCGTCATCCGATAGTGGCGAGCAATCGCTCTATCCTCGGTCGCCACGCCCCAATCGAAGCGCTTCAGGCGCGTCAGGGCCTCACGAAATTCGGGCTTGCGCGCGCGCGTCCGCTTCAGCATCACGCCCAGCCACCACAGCATCAACTTGAGCTTCATGCGCCCTCGCAAGCCGTCAGGAAGGAAGAAATGCCGACCCGCCCGGTGCCGGCGGATCGGTCATCGATGGGTCACTCACGGTGGGCAGACGCCGCCAGGCGCCGAGCCCGTCACGGCAGCGATTACTTGCTGACCGCGTCCTTGAGCGCCTTGCCGGGCTTGAACGCCACGGTCTTGCTGGCAGGAATGTTCAGCGGTTTGCCGGTCTGCGGGTTCTTGCCGGTGCGGGCGGCACGCTCGCGTACGGTGAAAGAGCCGAAGCCGATCAGTGTGACGTCGCTGCCCTTGGATACCGTGCCGGTGATCTCATCGAGAATGACATTGAGTACCTGGCTGGCCTTGTCCTTGGAAAGGTCCGCACGCTCGGCAATCGCCGCCGCGAGTTCTGGCTTACGCATAAAGCCCTCCTTAGTTGGCTCTACTTGGGCGAAGGCGTCAGTCGCTACGCCTCGCAGTTCCTAAGCGCTATTGTTATCGGGGCACGTACATCGGATATGGGGACGCCCCCGAGCGCATAATAGGCAGCTCTCGACGCGGTTTGTAAAGCCTTATATGAGGATTTGCCGCTCGCGTCCGACCACTGCCGCTAGCCTAGCAACAGCGGTGCCGCCCGCGCCAGTTCGACTTTTCGCCGAACACAGGCACCGGTCAGCGCGAATCCGATCAGCCGCCCGGCGGCATCCTCGGCCACGGCGCTGAAATCCCCCGCCTCGCCGTCGATACGCCAGCGCGCCGGGGTCTCCCGCGGCGGCAGCGCGGCGATCGGTAGCAGCGAGGTCTTGACCATCACCGGCCAGGCGCCGTAACCGACCGCCGTCGGCGTGCCGGTGAGCGTGGCTGCCAGCGCCTTGGCGCTGGCCTGCAGCGGCTGTACGTACATGGCGTTGATGCCGTCGACGCAGGC
This genomic window contains:
- the otnC gene encoding 3-oxo-tetronate 4-phosphate decarboxylase; the protein is MSDATSERQLRQRIATLGQRLYARGLSPGTSGNISVRLDEQSWLCTPTNSCMGELEPEAISRLDWEGNHLGGEPPSKEYFFHLAYYRHRPAAQAIVHLHSSYSSAVACLDDLDPHNALPPITPYFVMRIGNLPLLPYRRPGDARLGDDIARYASKHAAVLLANHGPVVTGKTLDATVSAAEELEETAKLYLLLRDKPYRELNRSQIEELKEVFGAEWES
- the otnK gene encoding 3-oxo-tetronate kinase: MPLIGCIADDFTGGTDLANNLVKSGFRTRQVIGVPDSDSPNEPVDAVVVALKSRSIPAADAVSQSLAALEWLRRQGCEKFFFKYCSTFDSTPEGNIGPVAEALMTALGVDGTLFCPAFPATGRTVYQGHLFVGDRLLNDSGMERHPLNPMRDADLVRWLGQQTQAATGLVDHACLSRGEAATRERIDQLIAEGRPLIVTDTLDDAQLTTLARASAHLPLVTGGSGLALGLGALYQPAVSDPGQLPSAQGSAVILAGSASRRTREQIEHATARLPTYTLDPQRLADDFDATLEAVMVWATPQLGETPLLIHSDTRPEAVEAAQAQLGVEAAGALIERALATLAERLLAQGVRQWIVAGGETSGAIVQALGIAALRIGPEIAPGVPWTHAATASGDIHLALKSGNFGAPEMFTSAWEIIR
- a CDS encoding DeoR/GlpR family DNA-binding transcription regulator, encoding MIPSQRRQQLLDLLDTHSVLGIAELATYLAVSQMTVRRDIQRLEQAGQVLSVSGGVRRIAPLHREPAWPLKAATNIAAKRAIARHAASLVKPGQTIYLDAGTTLYELAALLTGHRELCVITNSFQVSALLADYPQIELHHAGGRVDPDNHATVGPAVAAYLSGVNLDLAFFSSSSWHLERGLTTPDEAKLVVKQQLLHSAARRVLLADSAKYGRFGRFRACSLEAFDLIVTDDALPPPARQALAERGIALSCVPVTEPAAAEGAGHPHPDPLLNR
- the yccS gene encoding YccS family putative transporter, which translates into the protein MAFSGAMALSWQQDQIGLAIPLFLGIIASALAETDDSWEGRVRALLVTLSCFFVASLSVEILFPWPWLFAPGLALSAFVLIMLGAVEQRYATIASATLILSVYSMINIEQHGGTSEDVWRQPLLLVAGAAWYGVISVVWCALFSRQPVKQSMAQLYRELGTYLIIKATLFEPLRGLDVEARRVELARQNGRVVSALNQAKEMIFRRLEGQRTSRKLNRYLRLYFIAQDIHERVSASHYPYSALAETFFHHDVLFRCQRLLDQQGRACKRLAKALLLRQPFDHGLSEQALEDLRASIVYLRAQRNPAWTPLLRSLQALGRNLATLEDQLSRAHNPDMVADQQDASLFNRSPRSLKDAWERVRLNLTPGSPLFRHALRLSTALLVGYGVLHLVHPTQGFWILLTTLFVCRPNFGATRRFLYQRIVGTVLGLVAGWALISLFTDPLMQSLIAIAAGVVFFANREKHYVIATAAITTLVLASFNQVGDGFDLILPRLFDTLIGALISGLAVFLILPDWQGRRLHKVAAAALANSTAYLREIIHQYESGKQDDLAYRLARRNAHNADAALSTVLSNMLQEPGHYRKKDADEGFRFLVASHTLLGYLSALGAHRGSVSASAQDAELYAAARTLADRFDALAARLAARETPPDPKAVQAELMAVFEREPTSAQDDADDERRLIQGQLLHIARQLTPLHDAAERLIARPAESAPA
- a CDS encoding DUF4105 domain-containing protein — encoded protein: MPRPPSRHATAPVSRARRLLRGVGHLLRALALALVIAWGALALHFALPGPHPLVLAVIALWVTLGLAALFAPAWRRYRPHGSAARQPLHRGLQHASLATRLAFALALLAVVIWWQQLTPRNDRDWAPDVARQLVVERHGDRVHLDNVRDFEWLTPDLARVRWESRDYDLSTLASVDMIVSYWMGPAIAHTLVSFGFADGRHLTFSVEIRRERNEAFSIAGGFFKQFELNLIAADENDILRLRSNVRGEDVYLYSVGLTPQARRELFLAYLDEAERLRAEPAFYNTLTSNCTTIVFDMVARIVDGLPRDPRLILSGYLPGYVHDVGGLAPGVPLETLRQRGYIDPRARAVPYAAGSLAFSRAIRDGVPSATPPAADTPERSP
- a CDS encoding oxygenase MpaB family protein, with translation MTQRFTPLRDAIEKRISHLTGRTLGGVDYTQPKGDPGLFGPDTVAWRVHGDFTSMMCGGISALLLQMLHPLALAGVWDHSNFRHDMIGRLRRTSQFIAVTTFGSHDDAERLLERVRRVHAGVEGTTADGRAYAASDPALLTWVHVAEMSRFLAAHLRYRNPRLSLAEQDRYFAETARVAEALGATQVPTSRAAVDAYFEHKRRYLVCDARTREVTEILLHALPPSPLVKPVGALFMRAGIDLLPPWAATLLSLELAAPERRAVRGGIRTLAPMMRWAVRNGSYRRAMERMQAREQARQPR